A portion of the Glycine max cultivar Williams 82 chromosome 10, Glycine_max_v4.0, whole genome shotgun sequence genome contains these proteins:
- the LOC102669746 gene encoding merozoite surface protein CMZ-8-like — protein sequence MPFSPTPTPSLSSSSTLLTPSLPCGSPSLSSTPPSSPTASPSSPSPSLTASSSSLPPPTTSPRPLIFHPLTKTRSFGPTFSTPVAGAPSAPQLPPTALTALT from the coding sequence ATGCCATTCTCTCCCACTCCCACTCCTTCTCTATCATCCAGTTCCACACTTTTGACCCCATCTTTGCCATGTGGCTCCCCCTCCCTCTCTTCCACCCCTCCTTCCTCTCCCACAGCCTCTCCGTCTAGTCCATCTCCGTCGCTAACCGCCTCGTCCTCCTCGCTGCCACCACCCACAACCTCTCCCCGGCCCTTGATCTTCCACCCCCTCACCAAAACCCGATCCTTCGGCCCCACCTTCTCCACCCCCGTCGCTGGTGCGCCCTCGGCCCCGCAGCTCCCGCCGACGGCGCTAACGGCGTTAACGTAG